A DNA window from Pleurodeles waltl isolate 20211129_DDA chromosome 12, aPleWal1.hap1.20221129, whole genome shotgun sequence contains the following coding sequences:
- the LOC138268446 gene encoding protein S100-A13-like gives MAMQYTEEENCVTKLVQCFYENSTGDGDKETLTLDEFTKMLKNDFPNLLKEECADPAQLVKSIDTNSDNKVKFSEYWIVVGKIAKHIKRQEKKKH, from the exons ATGGCCATGCAATATACAGAGGAAGAGAATTGCGTCACAAAGCTTGTCCAGTGTTTCTATGAAAATTCAACGGGAGATGGCGACAAGGAGACCCTCACTCTAGATGAATTCACGAAAATGCTGAAAAACGATTTCCCTAACCTCTTGAAG GAGGAATgtgccgatcctgcacagctggtGAAAAGCATTGATACTAACAGCGATAATAAAGTGAAGTTCTCAGAATACTGGATCGTAGTTGGGAAAATAGCCAAACACATCAAAAGGCAAGAAAAGAAGAAACACTGA